One Tolypothrix bouteillei VB521301 DNA window includes the following coding sequences:
- the kdpA gene encoding potassium-transporting ATPase subunit KdpA, with protein MGQGLLQIGVTLCIIIAIAPRFGRYIARVFMGEKMLLDPVMNPLERIIYLLAGISRQETMTGWQYIRALLYSNLFMGIVVCFFLALQKFLPWNPTKLAAPKWDIILHTTISFLTNTDQQHYSGETTLSYFSQTAALGFLMFTSAATGLAVGIAFIRGLTGKPLGNFYVDLTRSITRILLPISIVGAIVLLALGVPQTMNGPLELTTLDGGIQYLARGPVASFEIVKQLGENGGGFFSANSAHPYENPSSVTNLIETLAMLSIPSGLIFTYGLFANNTKQAWRLFWMVFVIYVVLIGITAIGEYQGNPTVSEALALEAQPNLEGKEIRFGWAQTALWAITTTGTMCGAVNGTHDSLMPPGIFSTMLSLFLQIVWGGQGTGTAYLFIFLILAVFLTGLMVGRTPEFLGRKIEKREIILSSVVLLIHPIAVLIPSAIALGFPTSLGFQVPPPGYTGIPEFHNISRVVYEYASASANNGSGLEGLGDSTLWWNLSTCVSLLMGRYVPIIAILLLADSMTRKQAVPETPGTLRTDTTLFTTVTAGVILILGVLTFFPVLALGPIAEGLNLK; from the coding sequence ATGGGACAAGGACTTTTGCAAATAGGAGTGACACTCTGTATCATAATAGCGATCGCACCGCGATTCGGTAGATACATAGCCCGTGTCTTTATGGGAGAAAAAATGCTACTCGATCCCGTCATGAATCCCTTAGAACGAATTATATATTTATTAGCAGGGATATCCAGACAAGAGACTATGACGGGTTGGCAGTATATCAGAGCGTTGCTGTACAGTAACCTTTTTATGGGAATTGTAGTCTGTTTTTTCCTTGCTCTTCAGAAATTTTTACCGTGGAATCCTACAAAATTAGCTGCTCCTAAATGGGACATTATCCTACACACAACTATTTCATTTTTAACCAATACAGACCAGCAACATTACTCAGGAGAAACCACTCTCAGTTACTTCAGTCAAACAGCCGCTTTGGGTTTTTTAATGTTTACCTCAGCCGCTACGGGATTAGCAGTAGGAATTGCTTTTATACGAGGTCTGACAGGGAAACCACTAGGAAATTTCTACGTCGATCTCACGCGTTCTATCACGCGTATATTGCTACCAATCTCAATAGTGGGAGCGATCGTATTACTAGCTTTAGGCGTACCGCAAACAATGAATGGACCTTTAGAATTAACAACTTTAGATGGAGGTATACAGTATCTTGCTAGAGGACCGGTAGCGTCTTTTGAGATCGTCAAACAGTTGGGAGAAAACGGTGGCGGTTTTTTTAGTGCAAACTCAGCACACCCGTATGAGAATCCAAGCAGTGTTACCAATCTCATAGAAACCCTTGCCATGCTGAGCATTCCATCTGGACTGATTTTTACTTACGGATTGTTTGCAAATAATACCAAACAAGCGTGGCGGTTATTCTGGATGGTCTTTGTTATTTATGTTGTCTTGATTGGTATAACAGCCATTGGCGAATATCAAGGCAATCCCACAGTCAGCGAAGCATTAGCATTGGAAGCACAGCCCAATTTAGAAGGAAAAGAGATTAGATTTGGGTGGGCGCAAACAGCGCTATGGGCAATTACGACAACAGGAACTATGTGTGGTGCTGTCAACGGGACGCACGATTCCCTAATGCCACCGGGAATTTTTTCCACAATGCTCAGCTTGTTTTTACAAATAGTCTGGGGCGGTCAGGGAACCGGAACAGCATACCTATTCATTTTCTTGATTCTCGCTGTGTTCCTAACTGGGCTAATGGTAGGACGGACACCAGAATTTTTAGGGCGCAAAATAGAAAAGCGAGAAATCATTCTCAGTAGCGTAGTCCTGCTGATTCACCCAATTGCAGTGTTGATCCCCAGTGCTATTGCCTTGGGATTTCCTACATCTTTAGGCTTTCAAGTTCCCCCACCAGGATATACGGGCATCCCTGAATTTCACAATATTTCACGAGTTGTTTATGAATATGCTTCAGCCAGTGCCAATAATGGTTCGGGCTTAGAAGGGTTGGGCGATAGTACTTTATGGTGGAACTTAAGCACGTGCGTGAGCTTGTTAATGGGGCGTTATGTGCCAATTATCGCTATTCTACTGCTAGCCGATAGTATGACACGCAAACAAGCAGTGCCAGAAACGCCAGGAACTCTCAGAACAGATACCACCCTATTTACAACAGTGACCGC
- a CDS encoding Calx-beta domain-containing protein: MATTTFKPGDIAIVGYVSNGNPDLFSFVNLVSIPAGTIIYFTNNGWTGTGFNGVTSTNAVGGENLIRFTADSDIAAGTVIRNTDTSSNFTWTNSGAIGAGGDYGDLSLKESGDQIAIVQSTDSTNPLSNFTSIYQIDNTNFFENANSTTTGSIVAGLSEINKTAVLLKNQATSGVFDLRIFSSGTKQEWLEAISNSSNWKFGSDTSLPSGNITVSQTPNNPPTATDSVVTFSEDTAYTFTTADFKFADPDSGDTLKSVVITVLPTKGQLFLDNDNDGNQGTSEAIAQNQLIQVADFGKLKFKPAENANGDNYASFQFKVNDGKGISTSAYKMTLNVTPVNDPPTAANGTINLSEDSVYAFTNADFKFTSIDSNDSLQAVQITQLPSAGQLFLDENNNGNQDADEAVTPNKAIPVAELSKLKFKPASNANGDGYTSFQFKVSDGTEMSASAYTITVNVAAVNDAPTAENNTASLNEDNAYTFSAADFKFQDADTSNTLQSIQITQLPTFGQLFLDGNNNNQQDTGEAIITKGDTIQVSALGNLKFKPGTNGNGDNYSNFQFRVGDGTDFSASAYTMTFNVAAVNDAPSFIIGADRSVDASVGEQRVDAWATGFNPGGGTDELTQSLVAYNIVSNSNSVIFAVAPTIDTTGKLTYTPAASLGKTGTAIIGVTVQDNGGTDKGGIDTSTTQFFKITVNSNIAARDVVINEVAWMGTSADSNAEWIELYNTTSRDIDLGGWTLKSSSGGLNITIPTGTVIKGGQYFLLEGGNDETIKDISADLIFTGTLSNDGESLTLKTPDNVEIDTANGSGDVWPAGVYATSSPNVGISMERINSKQADTDSNWHNNNGVKRNGTDANGNPVYGTPKAANSFYIPPEVIVNLDPNLTTTEGGSTTSFTVKLRTIPTADVTIKLNSSNLQEGQLSTNSLTFTPNNWNIPQIVTITGQDDSMVDGNTDYKIVLEPTISTDPNYNNINPEDITLINNDNDILTVQIATLQSNVSETGSNQSSFRITRNSILGDLTVKLVATGTANQQDYSLSTNGLSVVIPKGQSFVDVNFTAIDDTIPELEETVQFTLASDNQYKVDPSKSSVALTIAANDPISYSLFTTTTKVTENGNPQLTFDVTRSGGIGIGSTVDYAFSGIAVFNKDYNNVLFAGTPITPSGTLSFAPGETTKSITLNIVDDSDFENQEDLVLTLKNPNLKAPPESSQISQAEAIVSITDNDSKPRIKIEDFTIKEGKTALITVSLSQESYEQVTVNYKTTDGTAKAGSDYKSIDLTPLIFNPGEVSKTIEVVAYRDFEFEESETFLVELSNARNASIEKNQAIGTISIPNLVQDTSNVNYLIGTDESDRILGADGDDIIIGGLEGDEIDAGEGNDTVFGDSINSVANSTSYLKDIIKGGNGSDRIFGGDGDDVLYGESGDDWIWGNDGQDRLWGGAGNDYLTGGLGNDTFVLAANEGTDTITDFRVGEDGIGLSGSLTYSALTVRQILDNTFIFDNSNQKILAILNGVQAATLQESVFTPAV; this comes from the coding sequence GTGGCAACTACTACTTTTAAACCCGGAGATATTGCTATCGTAGGTTATGTAAGTAACGGTAACCCCGACCTGTTCTCATTCGTTAACCTAGTTTCCATTCCAGCAGGTACTATCATTTACTTTACAAACAATGGTTGGACGGGTACTGGCTTCAATGGTGTAACTTCTACTAATGCTGTTGGTGGCGAGAACTTAATTCGATTTACCGCCGATTCTGATATTGCAGCTGGTACAGTTATTCGCAATACAGATACTTCTTCCAATTTCACTTGGACTAACTCAGGCGCAATTGGCGCAGGCGGTGATTATGGAGACCTTTCCTTAAAGGAGTCTGGAGACCAGATTGCAATTGTGCAATCAACCGACAGTACAAACCCTCTATCTAATTTCACATCTATCTACCAGATTGATAATACGAATTTTTTTGAGAATGCAAATAGCACAACCACTGGTAGCATCGTTGCAGGATTGTCTGAAATTAACAAGACAGCAGTGCTTCTCAAGAACCAAGCAACTTCTGGAGTATTTGACTTACGGATATTTTCTAGCGGAACTAAGCAGGAATGGTTAGAGGCTATTAGCAATTCCTCAAACTGGAAGTTTGGTAGCGACACCTCCTTACCCTCTGGCAATATCACTGTTTCTCAAACTCCCAATAATCCTCCAACTGCTACAGACAGTGTTGTTACCTTTAGTGAGGATACAGCTTACACTTTTACTACCGCTGACTTTAAATTTGCCGATCCTGACAGTGGAGATACACTGAAATCAGTAGTTATTACCGTACTACCAACGAAAGGTCAGCTGTTCTTGGATAATGACAATGATGGTAACCAAGGCACTAGCGAAGCGATCGCGCAAAACCAACTTATCCAAGTTGCCGATTTTGGCAAGTTAAAGTTCAAACCTGCTGAGAATGCTAATGGTGATAACTACGCTAGTTTCCAGTTTAAGGTGAATGATGGCAAAGGCATAAGTACCTCAGCGTATAAGATGACGCTGAATGTGACTCCTGTCAACGATCCTCCAACTGCTGCCAATGGAACCATCAATCTTAGCGAAGATAGTGTTTACGCTTTTACCAACGCTGACTTTAAATTTACAAGTATTGATAGTAATGATTCGCTACAAGCAGTACAAATTACCCAACTTCCCAGTGCGGGTCAGTTGTTCTTGGATGAGAACAATAATGGTAACCAAGATGCGGATGAAGCAGTTACTCCAAACAAGGCTATACCAGTTGCTGAGCTTAGCAAACTGAAATTTAAACCAGCCAGTAATGCCAACGGCGATGGCTACACGAGTTTCCAGTTTAAGGTAAGTGATGGTACTGAGATGAGCGCTTCAGCTTACACGATAACAGTGAACGTGGCTGCTGTAAACGATGCGCCGACTGCTGAAAACAATACTGCCAGTTTGAACGAAGATAACGCCTACACGTTTAGTGCGGCTGACTTCAAATTTCAAGATGCTGATACCAGTAACACTCTACAATCAATACAAATTACTCAACTCCCTACTTTTGGTCAGTTGTTCTTAGATGGGAATAATAACAACCAACAAGATACTGGCGAAGCTATTATTACCAAAGGCGACACGATACAAGTGTCTGCTTTAGGTAACCTAAAGTTTAAACCTGGTACTAACGGGAACGGGGATAATTATTCTAACTTTCAGTTTAGAGTCGGTGATGGCACAGATTTCAGTGCTTCAGCTTACACCATGACATTTAACGTTGCTGCAGTCAACGATGCACCCAGCTTTATTATTGGAGCAGATCGAAGTGTAGATGCATCTGTGGGAGAGCAAAGAGTTGATGCTTGGGCAACAGGATTTAATCCGGGGGGCGGTACTGATGAATTAACACAGAGCCTTGTTGCATATAACATCGTGAGCAACAGCAATTCTGTTATATTTGCAGTTGCTCCTACGATTGATACGACGGGTAAACTTACTTATACTCCTGCAGCCAGTTTAGGTAAAACGGGTACTGCCATTATTGGTGTGACCGTTCAAGATAATGGAGGTACAGATAAGGGCGGGATAGATACTTCAACAACTCAATTTTTCAAGATTACTGTTAATAGCAACATTGCTGCTAGAGATGTTGTGATTAATGAAGTTGCTTGGATGGGAACTAGTGCTGATAGTAACGCTGAATGGATCGAATTGTACAACACCACAAGTCGAGATATTGATTTAGGCGGTTGGACGCTCAAATCCAGCAGTGGCGGTTTGAATATTACTATTCCTACAGGAACTGTCATTAAAGGCGGTCAATATTTCTTACTTGAAGGTGGTAATGATGAGACTATAAAAGATATTTCTGCCGATCTCATCTTTACAGGAACGTTAAGCAATGACGGAGAATCGCTAACTCTTAAAACACCAGATAACGTTGAGATCGATACTGCTAATGGCTCGGGCGATGTATGGCCAGCAGGAGTTTATGCAACGAGTTCTCCCAATGTCGGTATTAGCATGGAACGTATTAATTCTAAACAAGCTGATACTGATAGTAATTGGCACAATAATAATGGTGTAAAGCGTAATGGGACTGATGCTAATGGCAATCCTGTTTATGGAACTCCAAAAGCTGCTAATTCTTTTTATATTCCACCTGAAGTCATCGTTAATTTAGATCCTAATTTGACAACAACAGAAGGAGGCAGTACAACATCTTTTACTGTAAAATTAAGGACAATTCCAACTGCTGATGTCACTATCAAATTAAATAGTTCTAATTTACAAGAAGGACAGCTTTCTACAAACTCTTTGACCTTCACTCCTAATAACTGGAATATTCCACAAATTGTCACTATTACCGGGCAAGATGATAGTATGGTAGACGGTAATACTGACTACAAAATAGTTTTAGAACCAACTATAAGTACCGATCCAAATTACAACAATATCAATCCTGAAGATATCACCCTCATTAATAATGATAACGATATTTTAACCGTTCAAATCGCAACTTTACAAAGCAATGTAAGTGAAACAGGATCGAACCAGAGTTCATTCCGCATCACTCGCAATAGTATTCTTGGCGATCTAACAGTCAAGCTTGTTGCTACCGGAACTGCCAATCAACAAGATTACTCTCTTTCTACTAATGGATTATCAGTGGTAATTCCGAAAGGACAAAGTTTTGTTGATGTTAACTTCACGGCTATTGATGATACCATTCCTGAGTTAGAAGAAACCGTACAATTTACTTTAGCTTCCGATAATCAATATAAAGTCGATCCAAGTAAGAGCAGTGTGGCGCTAACAATTGCGGCAAATGACCCTATTTCCTATAGTCTTTTTACAACAACCACTAAAGTTACAGAAAATGGGAACCCACAACTGACTTTTGATGTGACTCGCAGTGGGGGTATTGGAATAGGAAGTACTGTCGATTATGCTTTTAGTGGAATAGCAGTTTTTAATAAGGATTACAACAACGTACTATTTGCTGGAACTCCAATTACCCCAAGTGGAACTTTAAGCTTTGCACCAGGAGAAACAACAAAGAGTATAACGCTAAATATTGTTGATGACAGCGATTTTGAAAATCAAGAAGATCTCGTCCTCACGCTGAAAAACCCCAATCTAAAAGCACCCCCAGAAAGTTCCCAAATTAGTCAAGCAGAAGCGATTGTCTCTATTACTGATAATGATTCTAAACCCAGGATTAAGATTGAGGATTTCACTATCAAAGAAGGTAAAACTGCATTGATAACAGTTAGTTTGTCTCAGGAAAGTTATGAGCAAGTTACGGTAAACTACAAAACGACTGATGGAACAGCTAAAGCTGGGAGTGATTACAAGAGTATTGACTTAACCCCACTGATTTTTAACCCAGGAGAAGTTAGTAAAACTATTGAGGTTGTCGCATATCGCGATTTTGAGTTTGAAGAATCAGAAACATTCTTAGTGGAACTTAGCAATGCCAGAAATGCTTCTATTGAGAAGAACCAAGCTATCGGTACTATTAGTATTCCAAATCTGGTTCAGGATACATCCAATGTTAACTATTTAATAGGAACTGATGAAAGCGATCGCATTCTTGGTGCTGATGGTGATGATATAATTATCGGTGGCTTGGAAGGCGATGAGATTGATGCTGGTGAAGGTAACGATACTGTATTTGGTGACTCAATTAATAGTGTAGCAAACAGCACATCTTACTTGAAGGATATCATCAAAGGTGGTAATGGTAGCGATCGCATCTTTGGTGGGGATGGGGATGATGTACTGTACGGTGAGTCTGGTGATGACTGGATTTGGGGTAACGACGGTCAGGACCGACTTTGGGGCGGTGCTGGAAACGATTACCTAACAGGAGGTCTGGGAAATGATACCTTTGTTTTGGCTGCTAATGAAGGAACTGATACTATCACCGATTTTCGTGTAGGAGAGGATGGCATTGGCTTATCTGGAAGTTTGACATATTCTGCTTTGACCGTCCGTCAAATCCTTGACAACACCTTTATTTTTGACAATTCCAACCAAAAAATTCTGGCAATTCTAAATGGTGTTCAAGCAGCAACTCTGCAAGAGTCAGTTTTCACTCCAGCAGTTTAG